A window of the Dyadobacter pollutisoli genome harbors these coding sequences:
- a CDS encoding GumC family protein: MNGQNSTIASTDFSNEDQDFSLNEYIGRYLRYWYLFPIFLFLSLTLAFFYLQITQPIYKTKTSILIKDENKGLSGAQGDILSELSTQFGGNKLVENELEIIKSQTLMEQVIKELDLDVSYTAKDGLRTVSLYKRSPVNIKAEVVTPFALEEPLVIHMEDSTHFRFNDEDKIFTFNQRFNNAWGAFVVTKGVGSDYEDVSVKFTDAKNLAENMLNRLSVEQPNIKSTVLELNYEDSDIQRSKDVLNKLLDVYVQSSLADKNSEASNTLKFIENRLGLITGELGDVEKDVESYKTNQGITDISAESQLFLENIKENDSKLNEVNTKISILESVDNYIQNAGEGAVAPATYMIDDPVLVSLLTKFNELELQRERYARTTSPNNPLLQTINTQLAGTRQSIRENVQNLKRGMAVTKRNLEGINTRFSAGLRSIPKKEREFVGIKRQQSIKEELYLYLLQKREETALAYASTVTDSRLIDAPIATFKPIKPQKLFIWSGAMAAGLIIPFLLINLLYMLNNTVQRREEIEKITHSSILGEIGEMKTVVKGQPGEESIIKMTSRGAVAEQFRALRTNLQYLGDGSCRILMLTSSIGGEGKSFVSINLAASLAYSDKRVLLIGLDLRKPTLHERLMVPNKFGASNCLIGQGHYEDFIQSTGVHPKFDVLTSGPIPPNPSELLSNGKLPILLGQLRTQYDYILIDSPPYGLVTDSALIAEHVDATLYIVRFNYTLLDHLKRIGDLQRARRFANLSVIFNGVNYGAGYGYGYGYGGYGYGGYGYGYYSEESDNKSQNVGSKLKKLLKRN, from the coding sequence ATGAATGGTCAAAACTCAACAATAGCATCTACCGATTTCTCCAACGAGGATCAGGACTTCAGTCTTAATGAATATATAGGAAGATATCTGAGGTACTGGTATTTATTCCCTATATTTTTATTCTTGTCATTAACCTTGGCGTTCTTCTATCTTCAAATAACACAACCCATATACAAGACAAAGACAAGCATCTTAATTAAGGATGAAAATAAAGGTCTAAGCGGGGCTCAAGGAGATATTTTATCGGAGCTAAGTACCCAATTTGGAGGCAATAAACTTGTTGAAAATGAATTAGAGATTATTAAGTCTCAAACCTTAATGGAACAAGTTATCAAAGAACTTGATCTGGATGTATCCTACACTGCCAAAGACGGATTGCGTACAGTAAGTCTCTATAAAAGGAGTCCTGTAAATATCAAGGCAGAAGTGGTGACGCCGTTTGCACTGGAAGAGCCATTAGTTATTCATATGGAAGACAGTACCCACTTCCGGTTCAATGATGAAGACAAAATCTTTACCTTTAATCAGCGATTTAATAATGCCTGGGGCGCTTTTGTAGTTACTAAGGGGGTTGGTTCCGATTATGAAGATGTTTCTGTCAAATTCACGGATGCCAAAAATCTGGCAGAAAACATGCTAAATCGCTTATCGGTAGAGCAACCGAATATTAAAAGTACGGTATTAGAGCTGAATTACGAAGACTCAGATATTCAGCGATCAAAAGACGTGCTAAACAAACTGTTGGATGTATACGTACAGTCATCTTTGGCCGATAAAAATAGTGAAGCAAGCAACACCTTAAAATTTATCGAAAACAGGCTGGGCCTGATAACAGGTGAGCTTGGTGATGTTGAAAAGGATGTTGAGTCTTACAAAACGAATCAAGGAATTACCGATATTAGCGCCGAGTCACAGCTATTTCTTGAAAATATCAAAGAAAATGACTCGAAGCTTAATGAGGTTAATACAAAAATCAGCATTCTTGAAAGCGTTGATAATTATATTCAAAATGCAGGAGAAGGTGCCGTGGCACCAGCTACCTATATGATCGATGATCCTGTGCTTGTCTCGCTTCTTACCAAATTCAACGAGCTCGAACTACAGCGGGAACGATATGCTCGTACCACTTCACCGAACAACCCTTTACTTCAGACAATTAATACTCAATTAGCGGGCACTAGGCAATCAATTCGCGAAAACGTTCAAAACCTTAAACGTGGGATGGCAGTAACCAAGAGAAATCTTGAAGGAATTAACACCAGATTTTCCGCAGGTTTAAGGAGTATACCAAAAAAGGAGAGAGAGTTTGTTGGAATTAAACGACAGCAGTCTATTAAGGAAGAGCTATACCTCTACCTGCTTCAAAAAAGAGAAGAAACTGCGTTAGCGTATGCCTCTACGGTTACTGACAGCAGATTGATAGATGCACCAATTGCTACTTTTAAACCTATAAAGCCACAAAAACTTTTTATATGGTCTGGAGCTATGGCAGCTGGCTTGATAATTCCATTTCTTCTTATTAACCTTCTTTACATGTTGAACAACACAGTTCAACGTAGGGAGGAGATCGAAAAAATAACTCATTCATCAATTCTTGGAGAAATAGGTGAAATGAAAACGGTTGTGAAAGGGCAACCTGGTGAAGAGTCAATCATTAAAATGACTAGTAGGGGTGCTGTCGCTGAGCAATTTAGAGCATTAAGAACAAACTTACAGTATCTGGGTGATGGAAGTTGCCGGATTCTTATGTTAACCTCATCTATCGGAGGTGAAGGGAAAAGCTTTGTTAGTATTAATTTGGCTGCCAGTTTAGCATACTCGGATAAAAGAGTATTGCTTATTGGTCTTGATTTAAGAAAACCGACGCTTCATGAACGATTAATGGTTCCAAATAAATTCGGAGCGTCGAACTGCTTGATTGGGCAAGGGCATTATGAGGATTTCATACAATCGACTGGTGTCCATCCAAAATTCGATGTTTTGACTAGCGGCCCTATCCCTCCAAATCCCTCAGAATTACTAAGCAATGGGAAATTACCTATCCTTTTGGGTCAATTAAGAACACAATATGACTATATTTTGATTGACTCGCCACCATATGGACTTGTTACTGATTCTGCGCTTATAGCTGAACATGTGGATGCAACCCTCTACATCGTCCGTTTTAACTACACGTTACTGGATCATTTGAAAAGAATTGGAGACTTACAAAGAGCACGGCGCTTCGCAAACCTTTCCGTAATATTTAATGGAGTTAATTACGGTGCTGGATATGGATATGGTTATGGATACGGTGGATATGGATATGGTGGATACGGATACGGCTATTATTCGGAAGAGTCTGATAACAAGAGCCAAAACGTCGGTTCAAAGCTAAAAAAGCTCTTAAAACGAAATTAG
- a CDS encoding tyrosine-protein phosphatase: MLNWLFDTKKKTEVNLGHIGIDIHSHILPGIDDGVETIDQAVAMVRKMQDLGYSHVVTTPHVMWDCYRNTPDIILEKLEEVRRACLVAGVHVQIDAAAEYFIDEHFNELLSKNQELLTLPGNRLLVELPYSTPLLNTSENLFSIISRGYQPVLAHPERYTYFYSDPSIYKKLIDQGCELQVNILSLTGYYGENIAKMAEWLLKNNLITFIGTDAHKIQHLEMIQKANKNNWLTKYSFGNKKLITI, encoded by the coding sequence ATGCTCAACTGGTTATTTGACACAAAGAAAAAGACAGAAGTTAATCTGGGTCATATCGGAATAGACATACATTCCCATATTCTTCCTGGTATTGACGATGGCGTTGAAACGATTGATCAGGCTGTAGCAATGGTTCGCAAGATGCAGGATTTGGGTTACTCGCATGTCGTTACAACGCCCCATGTGATGTGGGATTGTTATCGAAATACGCCGGACATAATTCTTGAAAAACTAGAAGAAGTGCGTCGCGCATGCCTTGTGGCTGGCGTTCACGTTCAAATTGACGCAGCGGCCGAATATTTTATAGATGAGCATTTTAACGAGCTTCTCTCCAAAAACCAAGAACTTCTAACACTGCCTGGAAATCGGTTATTGGTAGAATTGCCATATTCAACCCCTCTACTTAATACTTCCGAAAACCTATTTTCTATTATATCAAGAGGCTACCAGCCAGTATTAGCACATCCGGAACGTTACACCTATTTTTATTCTGATCCCTCAATTTATAAAAAGTTAATCGATCAAGGCTGCGAACTACAAGTAAACATCTTGTCACTAACTGGTTACTATGGTGAGAACATTGCTAAGATGGCCGAGTGGCTTTTAAAAAACAACTTGATAACATTCATTGGCACTGACGCCCATAAAATACAACATCTTGAAATGATACAAAAGGCAAATAAAAACAACTGGCTGACCAAATACTCATTTGGAAATAAAAAACTTATAACTATTTAA
- a CDS encoding polysaccharide biosynthesis/export family protein — MKFHPKQLTKISLGATLVYLAIFGGASSCISSKSIVYFQGDSLQFSSQNITQKYTPTIQANDILSIIVGSLNSEANEVFNTPNVFTTASTNYSTTAGGARVQPLGYLVNSDGSIEIPLVGKLNVQGLRTTDAADSIRVRLQNFLKEPSVIVRNLNFKVSVLGEVARPSIYVIPDEKITLPEVLSLAGDLTIFGKRDNVMVVREEDGIRSYARIDLTKRDIFNSPYYYVHKNDIIYIEPIKTRINATDRNVQLVPIVTSIAAAVGTLGILILNFTK, encoded by the coding sequence ATGAAATTTCACCCCAAACAATTAACAAAGATTTCCCTCGGCGCAACGTTAGTTTATTTAGCGATTTTCGGGGGAGCTTCCTCATGTATATCCTCAAAGTCAATTGTATATTTCCAAGGCGATTCTCTGCAATTTTCTTCCCAAAATATTACTCAGAAATATACGCCTACAATACAGGCAAATGATATTTTATCCATCATAGTCGGAAGTTTAAATTCTGAGGCTAACGAAGTATTTAACACCCCAAATGTCTTTACGACAGCTAGTACAAACTATTCGACAACTGCCGGCGGAGCAAGAGTACAGCCTTTAGGATACCTTGTGAATTCAGATGGTTCTATTGAGATACCTCTGGTTGGAAAGCTTAATGTTCAGGGGTTGCGGACTACCGACGCTGCAGACTCAATACGGGTGCGCTTACAAAACTTTCTTAAGGAGCCGTCCGTGATCGTTCGTAATCTCAATTTTAAGGTGTCAGTTTTAGGTGAAGTGGCTCGACCGTCGATATATGTGATTCCTGACGAAAAAATAACATTGCCTGAGGTTTTGAGCTTGGCAGGAGATCTTACAATCTTTGGAAAGCGTGATAATGTGATGGTTGTGAGAGAAGAGGATGGAATTAGAAGTTATGCAAGAATTGATTTGACTAAAAGAGACATTTTTAATTCCCCTTATTACTACGTTCATAAAAACGATATAATTTATATAGAACCGATAAAAACGCGGATCAACGCCACCGATAGAAATGTTCAATTAGTTCCTATAGTTACCTCTATTGCAGCTGCTGTGGGGACACTCGGCATTTTAATTTTGAATTTCACTAAATAG